GTATAAAATAAGTTTGTATGATAAAGATTGCAATATGTGATGATGAAGAAATATATTTAAACAATTATTATGATATGATGATTAGAATAAAAAAAATATACGGTTATGATATAGACGTATTAAAATTCTATTCTGGAGATGAATTAATAAATACTTTGAGTAAAAAATATATTAATGTAGATATTATATTTTTAGATATTATCATGAAAGGCATGAATGGAATAGAAACAGCTAAAAAAATAAGAGAGCTAAATATAACATCAGAAATAATATTTTTGACTAATAGCAAAGAATATGCTTTAGAAGGATATGATGTAAAGGCATTTAATTATATAATTAAAAACTCTGATAATATGGAAGATAAAATTAAGGAAGCAATAAAATATTCATATGAAAAATTAGAGGAATATTTTATTATAAGTAATCAATCTGGAATTGAAAAAATAAGATTAAGTCAAATTGTATATATAGAGTCGAATAAAAGAAAGATCATTATTAATACTTTAAGTGGAAAATATGAAACGTATGAGAAGCTAAAGGATTCATATCAAACACTAAAATATAAAGGCTTTTTAAAATGCCATAGAAGTTATATTGTAAATCAAGATTTTATAAAAAAAATAGAATCAAAAGACATAGTAACATCTACAGGAGAAAGAGTACCTATTAGTCGAAGTAAGATTGAAGAGATAAAATATAGTTTCATGGATTATTTGTCAGGATAAAAATTAATCTATATTAAGAAAAAAGAACAAAGAGATAAAATATATCTCTTTGTTCTTTTTTAAGTGAAAAGTTATAATCTAATGATTAAAAATTTAATATATAATAAAAAGATTATATAATGTATTAGCAAAGAGATATTTTAATTGAGAAATTACAGGTTTTAAGAAAGGATATAATGTGAAAATAAATATAAAAAAAATTATATTGTTAATTATAATTTATATAGCAACTATTTTGATTATAAATACGGACACTAAACATGAATTTATAAGATATAAAGAGTACATAGGTATTTTAGAAGAGAAATATAATAAAGATATAAATCAAATATTAAAAAAACTAGAACAGGAAATAAATGAAACTAGATTATGTAAATATGATTATGGTAGAAACTTATTATTATATCAGCATTATAATTATGCTAATAAAAATTATCAGGAAGTGATTGAAAACTATGATAGTTTAGAGCGTTATTTTTTAAAATATGGGATGAAAGAAGAATTATTATATTTATATTCTATGCTAGCAGGCATATATGTAACCTATGAAAAATATACAGAGTCATACATATTCATATATAAAGGTGAAAAGTTAGCAAAAGAACTTTATGAAAAATATAAAAATGAAAATATGTTATCTGAACTTATAGCCATAAGATACCTAAAGGTTACTATAGCACATGAAATAGGTATGGAGGATGAAGCTGATAAAGTATTCAAAGAAGCAGAAATTTTAAGGAGTAAATACAAAGGTAAGGAAAAAATTGATATATATTACAATATTTTACTTTACTATAAAAACAAAGAAAATGCTGACTTAATGATAAAATATGCAAATAAAATATTAAAATTAACTAAAGATAGTGTAATTCAATATAATACGTATATATCTACTAATATTATACTTGCTAAAGCCTATTTAAAATTAGGTAGTATTGATAAATGCATACAAATTGCAAATGGGATAAAAAGTGAAGATGATAAACTTCCTAAACATCATAGGTGTAATTTATATACATTATATGCAATGATATATGAACACTATGGCCAAACCGAAAGTCAAATAAAGTATTTAGAAATGGCATATAATGAAATAAAAGATACCACGATGAATAGAAAGCAACTTGTGGTACTAAATGACATACTTAAAGTTTATACTAAAGAAAATAATAAAGATGAAATTATTAAATGGTTTAAAGTTTATAGAGACAAAGTAAATGATTTAGAAGATTATAAAAATACTCAGTATTTAATGAGTGAAATAATAGACACAGATTTGCAAGTTGCAAATTCTAATATTGAGATATTAAAGCTCCAAAAATATAATTCTAATTATATAGTTATTATTTTAGGCA
Above is a genomic segment from Romboutsia lituseburensis containing:
- a CDS encoding LytR/AlgR family response regulator transcription factor, yielding MIKIAICDDEEIYLNNYYDMMIRIKKIYGYDIDVLKFYSGDELINTLSKKYINVDIIFLDIIMKGMNGIETAKKIRELNITSEIIFLTNSKEYALEGYDVKAFNYIIKNSDNMEDKIKEAIKYSYEKLEEYFIISNQSGIEKIRLSQIVYIESNKRKIIINTLSGKYETYEKLKDSYQTLKYKGFLKCHRSYIVNQDFIKKIESKDIVTSTGERVPISRSKIEEIKYSFMDYLSG
- a CDS encoding ATP-binding protein is translated as MKINIKKIILLIIIYIATILIINTDTKHEFIRYKEYIGILEEKYNKDINQILKKLEQEINETRLCKYDYGRNLLLYQHYNYANKNYQEVIENYDSLERYFLKYGMKEELLYLYSMLAGIYVTYEKYTESYIFIYKGEKLAKELYEKYKNENMLSELIAIRYLKVTIAHEIGMEDEADKVFKEAEILRSKYKGKEKIDIYYNILLYYKNKENADLMIKYANKILKLTKDSVIQYNTYISTNIILAKAYLKLGSIDKCIQIANGIKSEDDKLPKHHRCNLYTLYAMIYEHYGQTESQIKYLEMAYNEIKDTTMNRKQLVVLNDILKVYTKENNKDEIIKWFKVYRDKVNDLEDYKNTQYLMSEIIDTDLQVANSNIEILKLQKYNSNYIVIILGMMTTIVILFAISINKRKKHLEENMKILNHQLEYQYNYYENIKKCQEKTRRIWHDMKNHISILYELIDKKEYKDVKSYINELDIQITNAQTRVITNNKIIDAILTSKLEVCKLKSIKVDLDIKIPSKINISDFDISVILGNLLDNAIEACENIQYEDLRYIKIKSGIKGQYLFINIKNSLMKEVIKSGNKFITIKKDKENHGIGIDSVINSIENYNGDIRVDYNDEEFNVFILLDVN